The segment AGATAAAATTAAAGGTCAATGAGACCGTCATCGAAGGAAAAAGTGAGATTAAAAAGGAAGAGGAGGCTTCAAAAAAGGATATTTCTGAAAAAGAGATATTAAAAGAGGCGCAAGATATTTTTGATGCAAAAGTAGTGGAAGAAAAGAAAATAACAAAAAAATAATCTTTGTTTCAGGAGGTAATGAATGATAAAAGACTTAGGAGATTTAATGAAACAGGCCCATAAAATGAAAGAGAGGATGGCGGAGTTGCAAGAAGAACTATCCAACCGAACCATAGAGGCTACTGCCGGAGGAGGGATGGTTAAGGTTGTGGCTAATGGAAAACAGGAGATTATATCTATAAAGATAGAGCCAGAGGTGGTAAAATCTGGTGATGT is part of the Nitrospinota bacterium genome and harbors:
- a CDS encoding YbaB/EbfC family nucleoid-associated protein, which produces MIKDLGDLMKQAHKMKERMAELQEELSNRTIEATAGGGMVKVVANGKQEIISIKIEPEVVKSGDVEMLEDLIIAGVNEAIRRVQEMAKEEMSKLTGGINIPGLF